The Naumovozyma castellii chromosome 2, complete genome sequence CTAGTACCACACTTCTTCTCTGcttgaaataaatattctcGAGGTTAGAATCCCTTAACtctaacaattttttttccagTTTAATGTTCGcaattcattttcaggAAAATTCACACAGTTACAAGATAAAGACACATAATTATTAGGATTCAACTTATTAGTCTACATTGTATTTAGTATAGTATATTATGGTATAATAGTTTATTCATTATGGCGGAGATCTTAATTTTCGATAAATCATAttatgaaatatttatcatcCTTACAATCTTCTGGGGTTCTTCTAATTACTTCTTCAATGTCCCATCTTTGAGGCTTACCATCGACACTTGACTTCCCTGACcctaatttcaaattcaactTTTCACCAACTTCATCAACATGACGAAGTAAATAATCAATGTCCTCTTTAGTTAATGATGCAGACATACAAAATCTTACTCTAGATTCAATCAGAGGTGTAGCTGGATATGCAACCACCACCACTGCAATCTTTCTTTGTAGCATCATTCTTGAAAAGGCAGGCATCTTGGAAGGACAATATAGAAGCATTGGAATAACTGGAGAGTCAGCAACACCATAAACAATAAAACCTAATCTTTGCAAACCTAAACGCAAGTAACGAGAATTGAAGGCAATACGTTGTAATCTCTCCGTACCTTCACCAGGACTAATATCACCAATGATGGTTTGCAAAGATGAGACGATTTGAGCCAATACTGGAGGTGGAGAAGGTTCAGCATAACTTGCTGTTGAAATATCTAGTCTTAATCTATCAATAATCCATTTGTCACATGCAATATACCCACCAGCGGCACCAAAAGACTTCGTTAAAGTACCCATGAGGACATCAATTTCCTTTGGATCAATACCAAAAAGTTCACAAACACCACGGCCTGTTGGACCCATAGCACCAATAGAATGGGCTTCATCAACATACAAATAacatttatattttttcttcaaagcaACTAAAACAGGCAAATTGCATAAAGTACCTTCCATGGAATATAAACCTTCTACgcaaataataatcttcttccaaGGACGGTTAGTTTTTGGTTGACCTAAAACAATTTGCTCCCTAATCAATTTCTCCAAACCTTCCATATCACCATGCTTAAATGTTCTAACTGCAGCACCAGATAATCTAACACCCGTTCTGATGGAAGTATgattcaattcatcagaAATAACCAAACATTTAGAATCCATGAATgcattgaaaaaattagCATTAGTACCATAAcccattgaaaaaatcataGCGTCCTCTTTACCAACAAACTTCgcaattaatttttcagcCAACACTTGTAAATCAGTCGTACCAATCTGAGTTCTAGACCCACCAGAGTGAACACCGTATTTATCAACACTTTCAATGGCAGCATCAGTGCATTGTCCTTCACTTTGAGCAAAACCAAGATAATTATATGATGATAAGTTCAAGCACATAGTTGTTGATCCGGAATAAGTGTAATACTCATTCAAATTGTGAGAAATTCTATCAATACAGCGAATAAATCTCCCTGGAACACCGGTGGTTGGTCTTGAAAAACAATCATCGATCctcattttcaatcttctcACATAAAAACTTTCGAAGTTGGAGTACCATGGAGCTAATCCATCTCGTTCCAAGATATCCAAATGTTTATTTCTTTGGAAAGTAACACCGAGAAAATCATGAGCATGACCCAAGATAAGAAggatcaaataatttagGTAtgtcaataatgaaatgtAATATGGTGGAGCATCTATAATTGTCTTCTGAAGCGGTCTGCCATGGAGCGACTCCACTTgatgtaaatatttttggcTAGTAAGTTTACCAAATTCATTCTCTCTTTTGACATCCAATGGGATTTCTTCTGGTTCACACAATGGAACACGGGTATAATTTGCAGGTGTACTCATCCTTTAAATAATGTAGGATAATAACTACCTTCTcctattttttttcacaCTGTTTCCTCTTTGAGAATGAAGGAATTTATGGAGTAATtgacaaataaataaaaactaATAAAGATGTGCCTCTACTCCGAGCAACAATTGGATAAGTGCAGTTATTAATCTTGTCGATTATATCACTTGTTTGCAACATTAGCAAGAACATTAGCTTTCAAAGAGAcaacttttttttcttgggAACGACAAAACACGAAAACGCGTCAAGCATCCGCACATCACATATATAAGCACCATTGTTATATATACAAGTGAgttaattatttaatatcgAATAAAAGAGCATTTATATGGGCCCTCACACGATTAATTCAGTTTTCTATATTACCAATAGTATATTGACCAGGTGATATTAATCTCAAGAAATGATCACATTTTGGTGTTTCTTCTGCAATATGAGATACAACAAGAACAGTTCCTGGCcaatattccaaaaattcttGACAACGAATCATTGGTTCTGCCTCCATACCGGAAAATGCCTCATCTAAGATGAGTACTTCGGGCATCTTGACCAAGCTTCTAACAAATAAGATCAATTTCTGTTTGCTAACACTAACCTCATCGAACAACTTTGTTTCAGAAATATCTTGTAATTCAAAGTAAGTAATGTACATGTTCacaatcttcttctggtTGTCACTCAATTTGTCCCACATAGGaataaaattattggaagatcCTTCGTGAAATCCTGTTGCGATACACTCACGAATGCTCAATCTATCACCTGAATTCTTTAAGAAGATGGCATGTAACTCTGGAGAGGACATTCCGATTCGCTTATTTATATCGAAATAATTTGCATTTcctgttcttctttcttttccattttccaCAACTTTGGAGTTCCATGACTGTGGGTGTTCTGCTGTAAGTAATGACAACAATGTGGACTTACCACTTCCGTTGTCACCTCTAATATGCCATTTACTACCAGGTTCCACTTTCCAACGTAAATTCCTCAAAACAAACTCACCTTTATATGATACATCTAATCCTTTTAATTCAATCGTTTCTGGCATCTTTATAATTTCGTGTCTATCCCTTCCATACATCGGATGCGACGCTACCAAATCGTCTATTTCAAAGGAATTCTCTGCAGTTTTTAGAACCTTTTTCTCTTGGAGTATTTTATCTTCTCGACTTTTTATGGCATTTATTTTCTGCTGTAATTCATTTATGGGACCTTGGAATAAAATACCATTTGTTTCGTCTACACAACAAATATGTGTTGTCCATGCAGGTAATGGATCTTGATATCTCAAACCAATAACAATGGGACACCCACCCAAAGTCTCATGATTGTAAGTAGCCAAGAATTTAGAAATGATAGAAGTCGCCGTAGGATCCAATCCTAAAAAGGGATCATCCACAAGCAATAGATCAGGTTCTTTCAGTAAAGTGTGCGTCAGTCTGGCCCTTCTCATTTGTCCATTACTCAACCCCATAGCATATCTATCTTGTAGTTCCACTAACTTCAAGCTTTTAATCAATTTATTATACAGTTCCATATTGACCT is a genomic window containing:
- the LCB2 gene encoding serine C-palmitoyltransferase LCB2 (ancestral locus Anc_8.177) codes for the protein MSTPANYTRVPLCEPEEIPLDVKRENEFGKLTSQKYLHQVESLHGRPLQKTIIDAPPYYISLLTYLNYLILLILGHAHDFLGVTFQRNKHLDILERDGLAPWYSNFESFYVRRLKMRIDDCFSRPTTGVPGRFIRCIDRISHNLNEYYTYSGSTTMCLNLSSYNYLGFAQSEGQCTDAAIESVDKYGVHSGGSRTQIGTTDLQVLAEKLIAKFVGKEDAMIFSMGYGTNANFFNAFMDSKCLVISDELNHTSIRTGVRLSGAAVRTFKHGDMEGLEKLIREQIVLGQPKTNRPWKKIIICVEGLYSMEGTLCNLPVLVALKKKYKCYLYVDEAHSIGAMGPTGRGVCELFGIDPKEIDVLMGTLTKSFGAAGGYIACDKWIIDRLRLDISTASYAEPSPPPVLAQIVSSLQTIIGDISPGEGTERLQRIAFNSRYLRLGLQRLGFIVYGVADSPVIPMLLYCPSKMPAFSRMMLQRKIAVVVVAYPATPLIESRVRFCMSASLTKEDIDYLLRHVDEVGEKLNLKLGSGKSSVDGKPQRWDIEEVIRRTPEDCKDDKYFII
- the NCAS0B04350 gene encoding uncharacterized protein (ancestral locus Anc_8.176), with translation MTSKNHFIVRITNALFKQSLSKTAQPVFSKPISHFEIKPNENWVLWGPGKAKMMNILSNKYLCESPTSMSFMKLNPHVEQVQFKGVIPTAHLSARYEYYKDEFDQTCKQFILDNGANSNKVSYKISTSDRKVNMELYNKLIKSLKLVELQDRYAMGLSNGQMRRARLTHTLLKEPDLLLVDDPFLGLDPTATSIISKFLATYNHETLGGCPIVIGLRYQDPLPAWTTHICCVDETNGILFQGPINELQQKINAIKSREDKILQEKKVLKTAENSFEIDDLVASHPMYGRDRHEIIKMPETIELKGLDVSYKGEFVLRNLRWKVEPGSKWHIRGDNGSGKSTLLSLLTAEHPQSWNSKVVENGKERRTGNANYFDINKRIGMSSPELHAIFLKNSGDRLSIRECIATGFHEGSSNNFIPMWDKLSDNQKKIVNMYITYFELQDISETKLFDEVSVSKQKLILFVRSLVKMPEVLILDEAFSGMEAEPMIRCQEFLEYWPGTVLVVSHIAEETPKCDHFLRLISPGQYTIGNIEN